The nucleotide window GCGCATATGATCTTTTATGAGGATGTTTTTGAGGATATAGTAAGATAGATCCTGATAAATTGTTACCAACTAATTAATGTAAAAGTACTTGTAATGCATAACCAAAGATAAACTTCTTTTGCAGTAAACTATCCATGACAAAATCTGAGTAATTGTTAAACTAAAGATAAACTATGCATAACCAAAGATAAACTATGCATAACCAACTAAGTAATTGTTAAACCAGACAACAGAACAGCTATAACATAAATGTTTTCATTCCCTTCCCATGACAAAATCTGAAGGTTAAAACAATCCAGCTTCTTTTGCAGTAAACTATCCTAATGTTTTTGAGCTTGTATGCTTTTTTCTCTTCCTGATACGATGTTATATAGATTGAGCAAATGTAGCGTTCTAATGTTGAATTTTCAGTGATTTCGtcataacaaaattttaaaccCAACCAACGTTGTTTTGAAGTAACAGGAGAGCAAAGAATTCCAAGAAATCACACAAAATCTCTGTTGTGAattgaatcaaacaaaaattctGCAAATTCAATGTTACCAATTCCAACAAATCCAGAAAACAGTGTTTCACGAGATTACATTCCTTTGAGCCATTCCACCGAACACGTTGAATGCGTATTTCATATATTGGAACATTTACAACATCTTTGTGAGGCATTTTGCAGTCATATCACTGGTAATAATTGATTTGCAATGGATTGGATGGAGAGGCATTCTTCAAAATGCAGGAAAATTTCTATAGTATATCAACACTTTTAAGATTATGAAACTCAATTCCATTTATTGGGAAACTCTTTCATATACCAAGGCTGGGATGATATTGATAGATTCAAGTACTCAACCAACAAGCTTATATAATCTAATTCATGTCAAAACACGAAACAAAAGCTACATGCAACCACAAGATTAATATCAACAACATCAAGAACTCAGTTGAACAAATGGAAGAACACGTAATCAAACATCAAACTCAAATTTCAGAACACAGTATCTTGACCGCACTCGCAGGTTCAGTTCAGGTGGAAGACTTGGTCACACGCGTACTTGCAGTTCATCCCCAATCCAGTCGCAGTTTTTGTGTCCAATCATGACAACTAATAGACAATTAATGGCTATATTTCATCTAATGGACACCTTTGCTTCAGCATCTAAAGCGAACAacctttatctttttaatatagATATATATCAGTCCcttcatatattaaaaaatacaggTTATTGAAGACAATGCAACCTCAGGACTTTAGAAGAATATGCATGATTTCTAACATTTTCCAATAAaccaataaaatataattgatttgaaaaaaattataattctaAGCAATAAGGATGAGCTGTGTCCACTTACAGTaaaacaaattttcaagattaaaatctatattgtgaaatcatacaTCAAGTACATCTAGGAGTAAATCTGTAAAAATGCATTATTATTATTCCACCAAAATTGAAGAGAATTCTTTCTCAAAAACTCCTTTTTGCATGATTGTACAGCCATGTATTCTTCTTACTACCAAGCGCAAGTGAGACAGGTGAGAGGGAAATGTTCTAGCTACATCTATTTACCTTTTATAGTAGCATAATAAAGTAAAGAGAACAAAAATAAGTTGCCACTGCCAGTTTCAATTTCACTTAACTAGGCATATCGCAAGCTGCCATATGCTGGCAAACAAATCAATTGTTAAGGCAACTCCTCCACGGCCATTAGTCTATGGATCCTTCAAAGTCTCGCCAATTCTGCAGAAAGGCATACTAATGTCCAAATCTACAAATAATGAGTGTCCACAACTTCATAGTCTCATCTCTAATATGAAAGTTCTATAAAGTGAATTTATAGACAGAATAAAAATCGAACTTTCTATACCTTCCAGCAAAATGGATAGAAAATTCTAAACGACGTCCAATTTAGGCAACGTCAATTAGGTAGTTTAATATACATAGTATCTATAAAGGTTTCGGTAAACACATTTAACAAATGAAACAGCAATAATAAAGTCTTCTGCCTGTTAGGTGAGGGAGGtacataaataaaatcattcaataatgcagaaatataaattgaaaataacagtgtacaaaaagaaaaacctcTTACCTAGTTTTAATTTTACAGTAGCCCTCTCACAATCATTTCACGAAGAAGTTTCTCTGCCGtgtcattttcatctttttcgaACAGAGAAAGAATAACTAGTTCATAAGTTTTAGCATTTGGAATGCAACCATTGTCTTCCATTTTTGACAGCAAGGCCAATGCTTTATCAAAGAAGCCCTTGTCACAAAACCCTTGGATCATAACAGTATATGCATAGACATCTAGATTATAGCCTTTGACCAAAAGATCTTCAAAAACGTTTTGCGCATCCTCTAGCCTTCCACTTTGGCACAGTCCCTTGATAAGAATGGTGTATGTGTACATATCTGGTCGAATACCCTGGTCTTTCAAATTTGTTAATAATGCAATTGCCTTGTCAACATGATGGTTTTTGCATAAAGCATCCAATATAGAACTGTAAGTAACTATATTAGGTGGCTGACCTCTATCATGCATCTCATCGACTAGCTTCAAAGCATAAAAGATTCTCCCCAATTTACACAAACCATCAATAAGGGAACTGTAAGTTACCACATTAGGAATAATTTTTCTACAACGCATTTCTTCAAAGAGATTTATGGCTTCATCCACCATTTTAATCTTACAAAATCCATTAACCATGGTAGTATAGATCTGAACATTAGCAATGACTCCCCCTGAGGCCATACTATCAAATATATCCTTGGCCTTGTTCACTTTGTTTATCGAACAATATCCATCCATTAAAGAGTTATAAGTAACAACATCAGGTTTTATGTCGTCTTTCATCATTATAGCTAACACTACTTTAGCATCATTCACCTTTCCTTCCTTACAAAAGCCATCAACCAGTATATTAAAGGTATACACATTTGGGTTGatgttttcctttttcattttattgAACAAATCAATTGCATAGTTCAATTTAGAAACAGCGGAAAAACCACTAATTAAAGCATTGTAAGTGAAAACATCAGGGCAAATTCTCTTAGCAACCATTTGAGAATATAAATCAAAAGCATCATTAACAAGCTTAGCTTTGcacatattatcaataatcatgTTGTACATTACCGCATTAGGCTGAACTAATTTCCCATCAACTCGTTTCAGCAATTGGAGAGCAGCTGTTATTCGTCCAACTTTACATAATCCGTTAATCAAGGTCCCATAGCTAACTTGGTCCAAATGAAATCCCTGTGCTACCACCTTATCATGAAAGTGCAATGCTTGATGGATGTGACCTTTGAGACAGAGACCCTTGATGAGTGTATTGAATGTTATGGCAGTTGGGTGATAACCCTTTTTGAGAATCTTGGCGaatatagaaaaagaaagagagtttAGACCCAATTGAGAAAAGCAATTGATGAGGATGTTGAAAGTGAAGAAATCTGACTCAATTCCATTTAATTCCATTTGTTGATGAAGTGAAAGAGCAGTGGAGTGATGCTTAGCTTTTACAAGGGAAGATAAAATCTTGTTAAATTGAAAGGTGGGTGGGGTAGGATTCTTGTGAAGAAGCAAGTGATTGAATGAGGATATGAGattgttttcttcatcttgtttGTGATGTAATTGTGAGAAAAGCCTTATTGAAGAGGGGAATAAACcaatgaaattagggtttggagTGAAATTAGAGATAACAACGTATCTAAACGCTGAAAATGACAttgtttattgttgttgtttgaaggaatgaaatgaatggaaatGAAATCCCAATCACACAACACAGTTTAGTGTTTGTGTTCCTGGGTGTGTACTAGGGATTTAGGTATCCTTTGTCTCAGATaacaaaacattacaaaaacgTTGATATCACAAAGATtagtataatattatttaaatttggcaaaattacatttttagttccataacttaattttagataacagttttttttttttgttacaaagctaacaaaaaaaacagaaaagaaaagaaaaaggaaaaattaagcTCTTAGGAAATAGGTTCC belongs to Medicago truncatula cultivar Jemalong A17 chromosome 6, MtrunA17r5.0-ANR, whole genome shotgun sequence and includes:
- the LOC11422222 gene encoding pentatricopeptide repeat-containing protein At1g62910, encoding MSFSAFRYVVISNFTPNPNFIGLFPSSIRLFSQLHHKQDEENNLISSFNHLLLHKNPTPPTFQFNKILSSLVKAKHHSTALSLHQQMELNGIESDFFTFNILINCFSQLGLNSLSFSIFAKILKKGYHPTAITFNTLIKGLCLKGHIHQALHFHDKVVAQGFHLDQVSYGTLINGLCKVGRITAALQLLKRVDGKLVQPNAVMYNMIIDNMCKAKLVNDAFDLYSQMVAKRICPDVFTYNALISGFSAVSKLNYAIDLFNKMKKENINPNVYTFNILVDGFCKEGKVNDAKVVLAIMMKDDIKPDVVTYNSLMDGYCSINKVNKAKDIFDSMASGGVIANVQIYTTMVNGFCKIKMVDEAINLFEEMRCRKIIPNVVTYSSLIDGLCKLGRIFYALKLVDEMHDRGQPPNIVTYSSILDALCKNHHVDKAIALLTNLKDQGIRPDMYTYTILIKGLCQSGRLEDAQNVFEDLLVKGYNLDVYAYTVMIQGFCDKGFFDKALALLSKMEDNGCIPNAKTYELVILSLFEKDENDTAEKLLREMIVRGLL